The sequence GATGAGTCCCGACGCAGTCGGGACGAATCCCGGGGAACTCGTCCCCCCGCGGCCCCCGTTCGTTTTTTCCACCTTTCGCCCACCACAGGCGGGTAAACTGCGCTCAACGTGGGGCGTTAAGCCTCGCCGAGGAACTCCAGCGCGTTCTCCCACGCCGCCCGCCTCTTCGCTTCCTCCAAAATCCCGAGCGCGAGAAACTTCTCCACCTCGCGCGCCTGGTCCGCCCACGGCGCATCCGTCCCGAAAAGCAAATACTCCGCCGGGTGCTTTTCGAGCAGACGCTCGACGATCTCCGGCTCACACCGCCCCTCTGCTTCGCCCTGCGTAGCGGGCTTCGCAGAGCAGGGCAGCGTCATGCTCGTCTCCAGGTAGATCGGCAACCCCGCCACGTGCTCGAGCGCGTCCTCCCATCGCCGCCAACCGCCCATGTGGCAGGCGAGCATCCGCAGGTCCGGCACCATCTCGTGCAGCCGGCGCACGCGCCGGGGGCTCGCCAGGTCTTCTTTCTCGAACGCGAAGTCGTACCCTGCGTGCAGCGCCATCGCCAGGCCCGCCCGCGCCGCCGCACGCGCGATCCGCACCGTCCGCGCGTCGTCCACCGCGCAACCCATGTACTCCGCGTGAAACTTCAGGCCCCGCACCCCCGCCTCGGAGAGGCGCTCGATCTCGGCCTCGGGCTCCGGATAGTCCGGATGGATCGACGCGAACGGCGTCACGCGCGCGGAGGCGATCTCGACGGACCACCGGCTGATGTTCGGCACCTGCTCCGGCCTCGTCGCCACCGAACAGACGACCGCCCGCTCGATCCCCGCCCGGTCCATGCTCCGAAGCAGGCCCGCGAGCGTCCCGTCGTGCGACGGCGCGACCTTCTCCCACACCGCCATCGCCGCGAGGCGCTCGAGCGCCTTCGGCGCCAGCGAGTCCGGAAACGCGTGGGTGTGCACGTCGAAGAATCGCATCGGCCGCCTGTCCTTTCGCCCCTCGCCGGGCCCGCTTTCGTTCCGCGCGATTCTATCACCCCGGCGTCTCGCCGCAAACGCACATTCTCACCGGCACGCGCCGCCGCGAGTACGACTTCGCCACGAAATGCGGGGGCGACCCGTGCGAAAATGGGGCCTTGAAAGCCCCAGGATAAGTCCCGACGCAGTCGGGCGAATCCCGGGGAACCGCCCCTCCAGAGGCTGCATCCTTTGGCTTGGCGTGGGTCTCTTTTGGGGAATTTTCCCCACTGCTGCGCAAAAATCCCCAATGTTGGACTTCTTGCCATGCACCCCAGGGCGGAAAATGCCCTTCTGGCACCTGAAAAGGCCGTTCAGATGTCAGAAACCATTGGCACGTGTTTTGCACTATGTATTGCGCTTAGATGGGCGTAAAACTTGGGCTATTCCATGCGGGACGGTCCCGCGTGTAATGCTAGTGGCCGAATGTCCCCCCGTTCGGCCACTGCTTTTTTTGGAGGGCCCCACCGGGGAGCCGGCGGGTTTCAGGCGCCGATCGCCTCGCTCAGCCGCCACTCGCCGTCTTCTTCCACGAGCCAGTTCGGCCGGTCCGCCCAGTCGCCCAGCGTGAAGAGCGTCTTGGCGCGGCCGTCAATAAAGAAGTCGCGCCGTTCGGCGCGATGGACGTGTCCGCAGACAATCACGTCGGCCCCGTTTCGGAACCGCTCCTCCAGAAGGGCCTCCGACAAGACCACGACCCGCCGGGGCCTCGGTTTCCCCGGCAGGAAGCGGCGCTCCGAAACCCAGCGGTAGAACCGCGCCCCGCCCTTCGCCGCGCAGGCCGGCAGCCGCGTGTACACCCGCTCCACCCCGTGCGACCGGATGAACTCCTGCACGCCGATCCAGAATCCCCGCCGGCCCTCGAGGTACTCGCCGTGGCACAGGTACACGCGCTTTCCGCCCGCCGCGATCTCGTGCTCCGTCCGCCCCGGCGCCACGGCGACGCCCGTCGCCTCGGCGAACCCATCCATGTAGAAATCACGATTCCCCAGGAGAAACGTTGCGCGCAGGCCCGCCTCCGTCGCGGCGTGCAGGGCCTGGATCGCCTCGCGGTAGCCCGGCTCCCGGAGGTGTTTCGGGCCGATCCAGTAATCGAACAGGTCGCCGAGGATATAGAGTTCGTCCGTCCGGGGCGTCTCCGCCTCGAGGAAGGACAAGAACGCCCGCGCCCGTTGCGGGTCGCGGGGCGCCAGATGCACGTCCGATAGAAACAGCCGACGCATGCCGCCTCCCCGCCTCACCGCCCGGCGCGCGACTCGCGCACCAGCGACAGGAACTCCCGCAACGGAGCGCTCAGTTTGGTGAACGAACGCAGGCGGACCACCGGCTCCGCCAGCGTCCCCGTCACCTCCACCAGCACGAGTTCCCGGCGGACGCCTTCCAGGAGTTCCTCGAGCGCGGGCACGAGCGGCGGATCGTTCTTGCGGCCGGGGAGGAACGTCAGATTCAGCCGGCCGCCCGGCTCGATCGTCCCCGCGCCATACAGGTCCACCGCCCGCCCCATCAGCCGAATGTCCCCCAGCACGATGCGCTTGCCGCGAACGAAGTACCAGATCTCGGCCTCGCGAAAGGCGGTCCGCTCCGGCGGCTCCAGGCGCAGCAGGCTGAGCATCTGGACAACCGCCGGCAACTCGTACAGCCTGGCTTCCGTCACGTGGGCATAGCCCGATGCTTCCATTTCGTCGGCCCGGGCGCCGGCGGCCCGCAGCGCCAGCGTCGCCCGCATCCGCCCGCCCGTGATGTTGTGCTCCAGCCGGAACCCTTCCCGCAGGAGCCGCTCAAAATCCACTCCCTTCGCCGTCACGCTGAACCCGTATCGCCCCGGCGGCTTCAGCCCGAGCGACGCCGTCCCTTCCACGCGCCCCCCGTAGAAGTCCCCTTCCACGCTCCGCACCTCGACCTCCTGCGACGCGCTCGCCTTCTGGAACACCAGCCGCATGTTCGACACGTCCTTGTCCGCAATCTTCCCCTGCTGAATCCAGAGCGAGCCGTCGAGCGCCAACTGCCCGCCGGCGAACTTTCCGCGAATCTCGGCCGTACCCACCACGTCCGAAATCTTCGCGCCCGGCGCGAGGCCCACCTCGTCCAGAAGGGCCGTCCCCGACCATTCCGCCTCGAACGTCTCCGGCCCCGTCCGC comes from Planctomycetota bacterium and encodes:
- a CDS encoding amidohydrolase family protein, whose translation is MRFFDVHTHAFPDSLAPKALERLAAMAVWEKVAPSHDGTLAGLLRSMDRAGIERAVVCSVATRPEQVPNISRWSVEIASARVTPFASIHPDYPEPEAEIERLSEAGVRGLKFHAEYMGCAVDDARTVRIARAAARAGLAMALHAGYDFAFEKEDLASPRRVRRLHEMVPDLRMLACHMGGWRRWEDALEHVAGLPIYLETSMTLPCSAKPATQGEAEGRCEPEIVERLLEKHPAEYLLFGTDAPWADQAREVEKFLALGILEEAKRRAAWENALEFLGEA
- a CDS encoding UDP-2,3-diacylglucosamine diphosphatase: MRRLFLSDVHLAPRDPQRARAFLSFLEAETPRTDELYILGDLFDYWIGPKHLREPGYREAIQALHAATEAGLRATFLLGNRDFYMDGFAEATGVAVAPGRTEHEIAAGGKRVYLCHGEYLEGRRGFWIGVQEFIRSHGVERVYTRLPACAAKGGARFYRWVSERRFLPGKPRPRRVVVLSEALLEERFRNGADVIVCGHVHRAERRDFFIDGRAKTLFTLGDWADRPNWLVEEDGEWRLSEAIGA